In Alosa sapidissima isolate fAloSap1 chromosome 4, fAloSap1.pri, whole genome shotgun sequence, the following are encoded in one genomic region:
- the sulf2a gene encoding extracellular sulfatase Sulf-2a isoform X2, whose protein sequence is MAGCRLSTSPLFLLIGLLFIAEGSSYLSAQRWKSRPQRDRRNVRPNIILILTDDQDIELGSMQAMNKTRKIMVQGGTHFSNAFSTTPMCCPSRSSILTGKYVHNHHTYTNNENCSSPSWQAHHEPHTFAVHLNNSGYRTAFFGKYLNEYNGSYVPPGWREWLALVKNSRFYNYTLCRNGIREKHGTEYPKDYLTDIITNESVNYFRTSKRIYPNRPVMMVLSHVAPHGPEDAAPQYSSAFPNASQHITPSYNYAPNPDKHWILRYTGPMKPVHMQFTNMLQRRRLQTLLSVDDCVEKVYNMLVETGELDNTYLIYMSDHGYHIGQFGLVKGKSMPYEFDIRVPFYIRGPHVEAGAINPHIVLNIDLAPTLLDMAGVDIPADMDGKSILKLLDTERPVNRFQFNKNRKIWRDSFLLERGKPLHKLGDGKEVAQEENFLPKYQRVRDLCQRAEYQTACEQPGQKWQCLEDSAGMMRLFKCKGIVGMYSPRAQGLLASRTANIYSPSIPSDGCDCDPSPTVKKKKLLTKRKIKARKSLARNRWARSVPLQWDTNQYTLDLEEGYRPVGLKNTSRRAVLAQQEEEEGFSGMGDSTASPSTGNSLSPPAALKVTYRCSILMNDTVSCDGGLYKSLQAWKDHKLHIEHEIETLQTKIKNLREVKGHLKKARPKECNCDKDMYQAQYKGMFRLKSGRLQSLRAASKDKKQWFLKDQKRRKKLRKLLKRLRNHDTCSMPGLTCFTHDNQHWQTAPFWTMGPFCACTSANNNTYSCLRTINDTHNFIFCEYATGFLEYFDLNTDPYQLINAVSMLDRQALNQMHLQLAKLRGCRGHKQCNQETGVKERSYVKEYRPLHRRKRPKLKKQTSKSM, encoded by the exons ATGGCAGGGTGTCGCCTGTCCACcagccccctcttcctcctcattgGCCTCCTTTTTATTGCCGAGGGGTCGTCATACCTCAGCGCGCAGAGGTGGAAGTCACGACCACAGCGGGATCGGCGAAATGTCCGACCCAACATCATCCTCATTCTCACTGATGATCAGGACATTGAGCTGG gcTCCATGCAGGCCATGAATAAGACTCGTAAGATCATGGTGCAGGGCGGGACCCACTTCTCCAACGCGTTTTCCACCACACCCATGTGCTGCCCATCGCGGTCGTCCATCCTTACGGGGAAGTACGTGCACAACCACCACACCTACACCAACAACGAGAACTGTTCCTCCCCCTCCTGGCAGGCTCACCATGAACCACACACCTTTGCTGTGCACCTGAACAACTCCGGCTACAGGACAG CCTTCTTTGGGAAATATCTGAATGAGTATAATGGCTCCTATGTGCCCCCCGGATGGAGAGAGTGGTTGGCACTGGTGAAGAATTCCCGTTTCTACAACTACACTCTCTGCAGAAATGGCATTCGTGAAAAGCACGGCACAGAGTACCCCAAG GATTATCTCACAGACATCatcaccaatgagagcgtcaaCTACTTCCGCACGTCTAAGAGGATTTACCCCAACCGGCCCGTCATGATGGTGCTAAGCCACGTAGCTCCACATGGTCCAGAGGACGCGGCCCCGCAGTACAGCAGCGCATTCCCCAATGCCTCCCAGCAcat AACCCCCAGCTATAACTATGCGCCTAACCCAGATAAGCACTGGATCCTGCGCTACACCGGCCCCATGAAGCCGGTGCACATGCAGTTCACCAACATGCTGCAGAGGAGGCGTCTGCAAACCCTGCTGTCTGTGGATGACTGTGTGGAAAAA GTGTACAACATGCTGGTAGAGACCGGAGAGCTGGACAACACCTACCTGATCTACATGTCGGACCATGGCTATCACATTGGCCAGTTTGGGCTGGTCAAGGGGAAGTCCATGCCCTATGAGTTTGACATCCGTGTGCCCTTCTACATCAGAGGTCCTCACGTGGAGGCAGGTGCCAT AAACCCACACATTGTTCTGAACATTGACTTGGCGCCAACTCTGCTGGACATGGCTGGGGTAGATATTCCAGCTGACATGGACGGCAAGTCTATCCTCAAGCTTCTTGATACGGAGAGACCTGTTAACAG GTTCCAGTTCAACAAGAACAGAAAAATATGGAGAGACTCCTTCTTGCTGGAGAGAGG GAAGCCACTGCACAAGCTGGGTGATGGGAAGGAGGTGGCCCAGGAAGAGAACTTCCTGCCCAAGTACCAGCGCGTGAGAGACCTGTGCCAGCGAGCGGAGTACCAAACGGCATGTGAACAACCAGGGCAG AAGTGGCAGTGTTTAGAGGACAGCGCAGGCATGATGAGACTGTTTAAGTGTAAGGGGATTGTTGGTATGTACTcgccccgtgctcagggtctgCTGGCAAGCCGCACGGCTAATATCTACAGTCCCTCCATCCCTTCTGATGGCTGCGACTGTGACCCCTCACCAACAGTCAAGAAGAAGAAGCTGCTCACCAAACGAA AGATCAAGGCCCGGAAGAGTCTGGCTCGGAACCGCTGGGCCCGCTCGGTTCCGCTCCAGTGGGACACCAACCAGTACACTCTGGACCTGGAGGAGGGCTACCGGCCCGTGGGCCTGAAGAACACCAGCAGGAGGGCCGTGTTAGcccagcaggaggaggaagagggcttCAGTGGGATGGGTGACAGCACTGCCTCACCCTCGACTGGGAACAGCCTCTCCCCACCCGCAGCCCTCAAAGTCACCTACAG gtGCTCCATATTAATGAATGACACAGTGAGTTGTGATGGCGGCTTGTACAAATCACTGCAGGCCTGGAAAGACCATAAACTCCACATTGAACACGAG ATTGAGACTCTGCAGACTAAGATAAAGAACCTGCGGGAGGTGAAAGGCCACCTGAAGAAAGCCCGGCCGAAGGAGTGCAACTGCGACAAGGACAT gtatcAGGCTCAATACAAGGGAATGTTCCGCCTAAAATCAGGACGTCTGCAGTctctgag AGCGGCCTCTAAGGATAAGAAGCAGTGGTTCCTGAAGGACCAAAAGCGCCGGAAGAAATTGCGGAAGCTGCTGAAGCGCCTGCGTAACCATGACACCTGCAGTATGCCCGGCCTCACCTGCTTTACCCACGACAACCAACACTGGCAGACAGCCCCCTTCTGGACAA TGGGTCCATTCTGTGCCTGCACCAGtgccaacaacaacacatactCCTGTCTGAGGACCATAAATGACACTCACAACTTCATTTTCTGTGAATATGCCACGGGATTCCTGGAGTACTTTGATCTTAACACAGACCCATATCAG TTGATTAATGCAGTGAGCATGCTGGATAGGCAGGCACTCAACCAAATGCATCTCCAGCTCGCCAAGCTACGCGGCTGCAGAGGCCACAAACAGTGCAACCAGGAGACAG GTGTGAAAGAACGCAGCTATGTCAAAGAGTACAG GCCGCTTCACCGTCGAAAGAGGCCAAAATTGAAGAAACAGACGTCCAAATCCATGTGA
- the sulf2a gene encoding extracellular sulfatase Sulf-2a isoform X1, protein MAGCRLSTSPLFLLIGLLFIAEGSSYLSAQRWKSRPQRDRRNVRPNIILILTDDQDIELGSMQAMNKTRKIMVQGGTHFSNAFSTTPMCCPSRSSILTGKYVHNHHTYTNNENCSSPSWQAHHEPHTFAVHLNNSGYRTAFFGKYLNEYNGSYVPPGWREWLALVKNSRFYNYTLCRNGIREKHGTEYPKDYLTDIITNESVNYFRTSKRIYPNRPVMMVLSHVAPHGPEDAAPQYSSAFPNASQHITPSYNYAPNPDKHWILRYTGPMKPVHMQFTNMLQRRRLQTLLSVDDCVEKVYNMLVETGELDNTYLIYMSDHGYHIGQFGLVKGKSMPYEFDIRVPFYIRGPHVEAGAINPHIVLNIDLAPTLLDMAGVDIPADMDGKSILKLLDTERPVNRFQFNKNRKIWRDSFLLERGKPLHKLGDGKEVAQEENFLPKYQRVRDLCQRAEYQTACEQPGQKWQCLEDSAGMMRLFKCKGIVGMYSPRAQGLLASRTANIYSPSIPSDGCDCDPSPTVKKKKLLTKRKIKARKSLARNRWARSVPLQWDTNQYTLDLEEGYRPVGLKNTSRRAVLAQQEEEEGFSGMGDSTASPSTGNSLSPPAALKVTYRCSILMNDTVSCDGGLYKSLQAWKDHKLHIEHEIETLQTKIKNLREVKGHLKKARPKECNCDKDMYQAQYKGMFRLKSGRLQSLRAASKDKKQWFLKDQKRRKKLRKLLKRLRNHDTCSMPGLTCFTHDNQHWQTAPFWTMGPFCACTSANNNTYSCLRTINDTHNFIFCEYATGFLEYFDLNTDPYQLINAVSMLDRQALNQMHLQLAKLRGCRGHKQCNQETGVKERSYVKEYRPLHRRKRPKLKKQTSKSMGQIWEGWVG, encoded by the exons ATGGCAGGGTGTCGCCTGTCCACcagccccctcttcctcctcattgGCCTCCTTTTTATTGCCGAGGGGTCGTCATACCTCAGCGCGCAGAGGTGGAAGTCACGACCACAGCGGGATCGGCGAAATGTCCGACCCAACATCATCCTCATTCTCACTGATGATCAGGACATTGAGCTGG gcTCCATGCAGGCCATGAATAAGACTCGTAAGATCATGGTGCAGGGCGGGACCCACTTCTCCAACGCGTTTTCCACCACACCCATGTGCTGCCCATCGCGGTCGTCCATCCTTACGGGGAAGTACGTGCACAACCACCACACCTACACCAACAACGAGAACTGTTCCTCCCCCTCCTGGCAGGCTCACCATGAACCACACACCTTTGCTGTGCACCTGAACAACTCCGGCTACAGGACAG CCTTCTTTGGGAAATATCTGAATGAGTATAATGGCTCCTATGTGCCCCCCGGATGGAGAGAGTGGTTGGCACTGGTGAAGAATTCCCGTTTCTACAACTACACTCTCTGCAGAAATGGCATTCGTGAAAAGCACGGCACAGAGTACCCCAAG GATTATCTCACAGACATCatcaccaatgagagcgtcaaCTACTTCCGCACGTCTAAGAGGATTTACCCCAACCGGCCCGTCATGATGGTGCTAAGCCACGTAGCTCCACATGGTCCAGAGGACGCGGCCCCGCAGTACAGCAGCGCATTCCCCAATGCCTCCCAGCAcat AACCCCCAGCTATAACTATGCGCCTAACCCAGATAAGCACTGGATCCTGCGCTACACCGGCCCCATGAAGCCGGTGCACATGCAGTTCACCAACATGCTGCAGAGGAGGCGTCTGCAAACCCTGCTGTCTGTGGATGACTGTGTGGAAAAA GTGTACAACATGCTGGTAGAGACCGGAGAGCTGGACAACACCTACCTGATCTACATGTCGGACCATGGCTATCACATTGGCCAGTTTGGGCTGGTCAAGGGGAAGTCCATGCCCTATGAGTTTGACATCCGTGTGCCCTTCTACATCAGAGGTCCTCACGTGGAGGCAGGTGCCAT AAACCCACACATTGTTCTGAACATTGACTTGGCGCCAACTCTGCTGGACATGGCTGGGGTAGATATTCCAGCTGACATGGACGGCAAGTCTATCCTCAAGCTTCTTGATACGGAGAGACCTGTTAACAG GTTCCAGTTCAACAAGAACAGAAAAATATGGAGAGACTCCTTCTTGCTGGAGAGAGG GAAGCCACTGCACAAGCTGGGTGATGGGAAGGAGGTGGCCCAGGAAGAGAACTTCCTGCCCAAGTACCAGCGCGTGAGAGACCTGTGCCAGCGAGCGGAGTACCAAACGGCATGTGAACAACCAGGGCAG AAGTGGCAGTGTTTAGAGGACAGCGCAGGCATGATGAGACTGTTTAAGTGTAAGGGGATTGTTGGTATGTACTcgccccgtgctcagggtctgCTGGCAAGCCGCACGGCTAATATCTACAGTCCCTCCATCCCTTCTGATGGCTGCGACTGTGACCCCTCACCAACAGTCAAGAAGAAGAAGCTGCTCACCAAACGAA AGATCAAGGCCCGGAAGAGTCTGGCTCGGAACCGCTGGGCCCGCTCGGTTCCGCTCCAGTGGGACACCAACCAGTACACTCTGGACCTGGAGGAGGGCTACCGGCCCGTGGGCCTGAAGAACACCAGCAGGAGGGCCGTGTTAGcccagcaggaggaggaagagggcttCAGTGGGATGGGTGACAGCACTGCCTCACCCTCGACTGGGAACAGCCTCTCCCCACCCGCAGCCCTCAAAGTCACCTACAG gtGCTCCATATTAATGAATGACACAGTGAGTTGTGATGGCGGCTTGTACAAATCACTGCAGGCCTGGAAAGACCATAAACTCCACATTGAACACGAG ATTGAGACTCTGCAGACTAAGATAAAGAACCTGCGGGAGGTGAAAGGCCACCTGAAGAAAGCCCGGCCGAAGGAGTGCAACTGCGACAAGGACAT gtatcAGGCTCAATACAAGGGAATGTTCCGCCTAAAATCAGGACGTCTGCAGTctctgag AGCGGCCTCTAAGGATAAGAAGCAGTGGTTCCTGAAGGACCAAAAGCGCCGGAAGAAATTGCGGAAGCTGCTGAAGCGCCTGCGTAACCATGACACCTGCAGTATGCCCGGCCTCACCTGCTTTACCCACGACAACCAACACTGGCAGACAGCCCCCTTCTGGACAA TGGGTCCATTCTGTGCCTGCACCAGtgccaacaacaacacatactCCTGTCTGAGGACCATAAATGACACTCACAACTTCATTTTCTGTGAATATGCCACGGGATTCCTGGAGTACTTTGATCTTAACACAGACCCATATCAG TTGATTAATGCAGTGAGCATGCTGGATAGGCAGGCACTCAACCAAATGCATCTCCAGCTCGCCAAGCTACGCGGCTGCAGAGGCCACAAACAGTGCAACCAGGAGACAG GTGTGAAAGAACGCAGCTATGTCAAAGAGTACAG GCCGCTTCACCGTCGAAAGAGGCCAAAATTGAAGAAACAGACGTCCAAATCCAT